In the Mesorhizobium sp. WSM2240 genome, GCTCGACCTTGCCGCTGCGTGCCTGATCGACGAGCGCCCGCAGTTGCTGGGCAACCTGACCGTGGCCTTTGCGCGCCTCATGGGCAGCCACCTGCATCGCGATGGACAGGAACTGATCGTCATCGCGGGCGATATGGCTCTTAAGGAGCGCTATGAGATGCTTTGAGGCCGTCATATCCGGTCCATTGCGTTAATTCGGCCATACGCCTGACAGGAACGGGCCACGAACACGATCAGCCGACTGATGTCGCAAAACCGCTCGCCGCGCAAGCGCGGATCGCGGTCGGATATGTCTATTCGGCTCCGGCAGGCATTCATGGCCATAGGCGAGAGTTTTGCCAAGCAGGAGACCGCAAAGCATTCCAGCCACGAATATGTTCGCGACACGGTTCACGTCAATTCGGTGGAGGGTTCAATTCCCGCGTGCGGCGGACCATCGCGGGCGTTTTCCACCACATCAGCCCACAACACGCCGATCTCACGCGTTCCACAATACCACGATGGCGCAGAGCAACATTCTCTGCGCCTCGCTGAAATTCATCGGGTATGGATGTGGGCTAACCGGCAGCCAACCGATTGTGTCATCGTTTGTCAGTCCTTTCCTCCGGCAAGCCAGCTCCCAAGGCCGCTCAACCAAACCCGAGCTTCATCTTGAGTTCGGCGTTTTCCTTGCGAAGCCGATCGGCGAGGAGCTTCTTCAGACGGGCATTCTCTTCTTCAAGCTTCACCAGATCCTTGAGCTCGTCGTTCTGAGGTGCCTTCCCGGCAACCTTCTTCCACTGATAATAGGTCTGTTCCGATATTCCTGCTTTCTTGACAGCGGCCTTGATGCTCTCTCCCCGACCTGTCTGCTTCTCGATGTCGCCGAGCTTTTGGGCCCGCTCGGCTTCAGAGTATATTTTACGCGCTGCTCGGACCGCAGGGGATACAACCGCTTCAGCTGAAGCGGCCGGCTTGCTCGACTTGGCGGCTCTTGTTCGCACAGCACGTCCCTGCTGCCCGGTTGGCTTCTTCGGCCTCGCTGCCTTTTTGCTGGAGTCGGATGTCTGTTCTTGCACAGGCACCTCGGTCGGTGCCCGATTGGATTCGGTTTCCTTGAGATCGGCCATTAGATACTCCATTGCAATGCCCAAACATCTATTCTCCAACACAACATCAAGGACTTGCGAGCCTTAGTCAACATGGGGAGAAACCTCCTGCTCTGTAGGCGGCGCATCTCATTTACACAGAAGCAGTGCGTTATCGACGCACACGTGCAAAATCCATGTAGTGAGCGAGCGAAACTGAAGCCATCTCAGGCGCGCTGCTTGAGCTTCGCCCGGTGTTCAAGGATCATGATCTCGCGAAACTTCGAGAACATCTTCGCCGATTTCGGCAGCGCGGATGCTGTGCATGGCTTTGCCCCTGACCTTGCCTCGATTTTCCGCCTAGGACCTGTAGGCCTTGTGGTCATGGGGCAGAACGACGACGACGGGCGAGCGCATTTCGTGTCCCGTTACTTTGCCCCCCGGTGCGGGCATTTCCGAGGATCCAGTCACCGGGTCAATTCATGCCACGCTGGTTTCCTACCGGGCCAAGCGGCTGGGTCGCGAACGGCCGATGGCCTATCAGGCTTCGGCACGAGGCGGCGGGCTTAATTGCGAATTGACCGAAGATCGAATCTTTCCTGTTCGGTAATGCCGTGACCTTCATGAAAGCCACGATTTCCCTCCCCAATGGTGCTGCGTAGGCGCTCCCAGAACGGCAGCAAAGTCCACGACCAAGCCGGCGCCCACTCGCCCGCGAGGACCGCGGGAAGGCTTTCCTACAGGCGATGACCATCCGCGACAGGCGCGATTCACGGCAACTCAGCGCTACTAAGCCAACATTGGAAGCGACGCATCGACTGCGACCCCTCGATCAATTCGGCCGAGAACACAGTCTTCGGACCGTTCCACGTCACAGGCGCACCCGTTCGGAAATGCGTCAGATGCCGCCCATGCACAGGTATTTCATTTCAAGGTAATCCTCGAGCCCATGGCGGGAACCCTCGCGCCCGATGCCGGACTGCTTGATCCCGCCGAAGGGCGCCGCCTCCGAGGACATGCGTCCCGTGTTGATGCCCACCATGCCATATTCCAAGGCCTCGGCCATACGCCAGACACGCTTGAGGTTGGAGGCATAAAAGTAGGCGGCGAGGCCGTAGATCGTGTCGTTGGCCTGATGGACGACCTGATCCGCGTCTTCGAAGCAAATGATTGGAGCCAATGGCCCGAATGTCTCCTCTCGCGCCAGCGTCATCTCACTGGAGATATCGGTGAGGACCGTCGGTTGGAAAAAGTACCTTCCTTGCCGATGCGATTGCCTCCGCACTGGACGGTACCGCCTTTCTGGACGGCATCGGCGATATGGGATTCGATCTTGACCAGAGCATGCCTGTCGATCAGCGGTCCGATAGCCACGCCTGGATCGAAGCCGTCACCGACCGAAAGGTGGCGGACTTTCTCCACGAATTTGTCGACGAACTCATCGTGAACGCTCGACTGGACATACAGGCGGTTTGCGGAAACGCAGGTCTGCCCGGCATTGCGGAACTTCGCCTGGATCGCACCGTCAACTGCAGCATCAACGTCGGCATCGTCGAAGACGATGAACGGCGCATTGCCGCCGAGTTCAAGGCTGACCTTCTTGATCTGGTCCGAGCACCGGCGCATCAGCAGCCGGCCGATCTCGGTCGAGCCGGTGAAACTGATCTTGCGGACCTTGGGATTGGAACAGAGCTCGCCGCCGACCGCATCGCCTTCGGAAGCATAGATCAGGTTGACGACGCCTTCGGGAAAGCCAGCCTGATGGGCGAGGGCGAACATTGCGCCAGCCACCAGCGGCGTCTGCTCAGCAGGCTTGAGCACGATCGTGCAGCCGGCCGCCAGAGCCGGCGAGATCTTGCGCGCCACCATCGAGGCCGGGAAATTCCATGGCGTGATCGTGCCGACGACGCCGATCGGTTGCTTGATCACCAGCATTCGGCGGTCCGTCGATGGTGCGGAGATCGTCTCGCCATAGATGCGATTGGCCTCTTCGGCGTACCATTGCAGGTACGCGGCCGCATGCGAAACCTCGGACCTGGCTTCGGCGAGCGGCTTGCCCATTTCCGCTGTAAGAATCGCAGCGAGGTCGTCGGTGTGATCGACGATCAGCTGGTGCCAGCGCCACAGAACGTCGCTGCGCTCGCGGGCGGTCAACGCTGCCCATCCAGGCTGCGCGATATAGGCCTTGTTGATCGCAGCGCGTGTCTCCTCGACGCCCATGTCGGGTAGCGCTGCCAACAATTCGCCGGTCGATGGGTTAAAGACCTCGAAGGACCGTTCGCTAACAGGCGTGCCAAGTGCCGACAGTCGATCAATGGCTTGAAACAGCTCGGGGGATTTCAGGTACCGGATCATCGGTAGGCACAGGGGCAACACCGGGTTCCTCTTCAACGCTGGGACCATATATCTTGGCAGGGCGATGTGCATCCAGCGCGCCTGGCTTTCGCATAGCGCCTCGGACGGACGGCGGGTAGACCCACCGTGATGATTTCTCAACTGCAAGAGGACAATAATTGCAATTCCGGTCGATGCCTCGTCGTCCTCAGCAGGTCAAAAGCAGACCAATTGGACCAATCATGTCTACATTTGCCGGGTTGCCTCGGCATGAAATGGCGCGGGCGACCTGCGGAAAATTTCGCACGAATCTGGTTCAAGCCTCCGAGTCCCTGGTCTGGCGCTGGTGTCGGGAGCTTTCCGATATAGCGCGGTGCCTGACGCGGGCAGCCGACGCGTCACCGCTTTACTCACTTTGCAAGCCCACTGCGTTCGCTCCGATGTCACTTCGCTCGAGCAAGGATGCAGAAGACATATTGCTTGGCGTTGCGCACGCTTTTCTCCAGCGACGCGCCGCACGCAAGAGAGGCGGCAATGGCGCTGGATAGCATGCAACCGGTACCGCGCATGCCCCGCTGCAAGCGAGGCGCTTCGAACCGAACCGCAGGGTGGTTCGGCTGCAATAGCACATCGACGGCCTGGGCTCCCACAGCATGCCCGCCCTTGACGAGCACAGCTGTTTTGACAGTCCTTGCGAGTTTCTCGCCCTGAAAAAGAGCAGTTTCTTCGTCCGGCGCCGACACGGATCCATTCAACCTTGCCAGTTCGACCAGGTTGGGCGTTACGAGCTGGCAGATCGGCATCAGATCGCGAGTCAGTGCATCGATGGCATCGTCCTCCAACAGCTCTCGTCCCGAGGTAGAGGCCAGCACGGGGTCGAGCACCACAGGCACTTGGCGGTTGCACGCCAGAACAGCGCCGACCGCCTCGATCGCTGCCGCCGCCCCCAGCATGCCGATCTTGACCGCCGCGACAGGGTTAGCCGCAAAAGCAGCGCGCATCTGGGCGGCGATAAGCCCCGGCGGCATATGCTCGATCCACTCGACCGATTGATGGGTCTGGGCAGTCACAGCGGTAACAGCAACGCACGACCTGAGGCCCAGCGCCGTAATCATCTCTACGTCGCGCGTGATTCCGGCTCCGCCGCTTGAATCGGTTCCCGCAATTACCAGCACGTGAGATTGGGGATCTATCGCCACGGCGACGTTGCCTCGAGCCACTCAATCGTGCGCGCTTCAGGATCGGCAGCGCGTACTATGTCGGTTACGACGGCGGCGCTCTGGGCGCCCTGCGCGAAGACACCGCCCAGGCGCTTGGGCGTCAATCCCCCGATGGCGACAAGTGGAAGGTCGCCGACGCGATGTTTCCAGAGGGCGATGCGGTCGAGCCCTTGCGGCGCCCATTTCATGGCTTTGAGTGTGGTGCGGTAGATTGGGCCGAGCGCGACATAATCGGGCTCCATGAAGATTGCCGTTTCCAGCTCGACTTTGTCGTGGGTGCTTAAGCCCAGCCTAACGCCCGCCCGCCTGATCGCCCTTACATCGGCCGAGGCGAGATCCTCCTGGCCGAGATGGACGAAATCGCACCCCTCCTCAATCGCGAGGCGCCAGTAATCGTTGACAATCAGCTGGCAGCCGTGGCGGTCGCATACCGTCTTTGAAGCACGAATCTCCCGGCGCAGAAGGGCTTCGCCCTTGTCCTTGATGCGCAGTTGCACCAGCTTGACGCCAAGCGGCACCAGGCGCTCGATCCACGCGCTGGAATCGACGATCAGGTAAAACGGATCAAGTTTCATGAAAACGCTGCCATGCCGATGACGGGCGTGGAGGGAACGGCCATGTCGCGCGGCTCGAGCAGCCCGGCGCAATGTGCCTCGTGGCCCGCTTCCACCGCTTTGCCAAACGCCGCGGCCATGGCAACGGGATCGCCGGCCTTGGCGACGGCGGTGTTGAGAAGCACCGCGTCGTAGCCGAGCTCCATGACGGTCACGGCATGCGACGGCCGGCCGATGCCGGCATCGACGATCAGCGGAATGTTTGGGAAATGGTCACGCAGG is a window encoding:
- a CDS encoding transposase; protein product: MADLKETESNRAPTEVPVQEQTSDSSKKAARPKKPTGQQGRAVRTRAAKSSKPAASAEAVVSPAVRAARKIYSEAERAQKLGDIEKQTGRGESIKAAVKKAGISEQTYYQWKKVAGKAPQNDELKDLVKLEEENARLKKLLADRLRKENAELKMKLGFG
- a CDS encoding hydroxymethylpyrimidine/phosphomethylpyrimidine kinase, which codes for MAIDPQSHVLVIAGTDSSGGAGITRDVEMITALGLRSCVAVTAVTAQTHQSVEWIEHMPPGLIAAQMRAAFAANPVAAVKIGMLGAAAAIEAVGAVLACNRQVPVVLDPVLASTSGRELLEDDAIDALTRDLMPICQLVTPNLVELARLNGSVSAPDEETALFQGEKLARTVKTAVLVKGGHAVGAQAVDVLLQPNHPAVRFEAPRLQRGMRGTGCMLSSAIAASLACGASLEKSVRNAKQYVFCILARAK
- a CDS encoding thiamine phosphate synthase, coding for MKLDPFYLIVDSSAWIERLVPLGVKLVQLRIKDKGEALLRREIRASKTVCDRHGCQLIVNDYWRLAIEEGCDFVHLGQEDLASADVRAIRRAGVRLGLSTHDKVELETAIFMEPDYVALGPIYRTTLKAMKWAPQGLDRIALWKHRVGDLPLVAIGGLTPKRLGGVFAQGAQSAAVVTDIVRAADPEARTIEWLEATSPWR